ATGGCAGGTATGTGCTTAAAgactgcttgtttttttttttttttNNNNNNNNNNNNNNNNNNNNNNNNNNNNNNNNNNNNNNNNNNNNNNNNNNNNNNNNNNNNNNNNNNNNNNNNNNNNNNNNNNNNNNNNNNNNNNNNNNNNNNNNNNNNNNNNNNNNNNNNNNNNNNNNNNNNNNNNNNNNNNNNNNNNNNNNNNNNNNNNNNNNNNNNNNNNNNNNNNNNNNNNNNNNNNNNNNNNNNNNNNNNNNNNNNNNNNNNNNNNcctccctccctccctccctccctcccttcttttccctcctttcctttccccttttctcctccccttcctcttttagAACTGGAGGTTGAACCCAGGTACTCAAAAATATACTAGACCAGGACTCTTATTTCTCGCTTATATTCAtccctctttccattctttactttgagacagagttccatTAAATCACTCAAACTGGTTTTCAACTCACTTTGTGACTCAGACAAGTCTAGAATCTACAAACCTCCTTCTACAGTCTCCCAAGTACTTAGGATCATAGACCTGAATCACTAGGCCAGCTTGTTGCCTTCTTTAAATACCAGCTTGTCTTGTTTTAGTGGTTTAAAATAAGCACCTTTATTAAGcaggaaaacttaaaaataatgcatTCTAAGCAATAAAGATATTCATGGATTTTCTCTTCACAACagtcattttataatttaaaccCTCTGTCCTACAGGGATGTAAgatataaatattaagaattgtCAGGTGAATAGGATAggggcacatatctgtaatcctggcATGTGAGAGCCCAATGCAAaaagactgagttccaggccagtttgagctacatagcaaaactttagataaaaataaataaataaataaataggtaagtaAGTAAGTCGCAATGGTTCACTCACTAGATCTAAACTTTAAACAGATTTTTAGTTAACACATAGGCTGCTCGTTCAATAAAGCTGAAGAGGTTTAAAAGACTCCCTCAGGCTCAGTGACTGATGTTCTTGCTGTGAGAGTGTTAGAAACTGGGTCTAATCCCCAGTGTGCATATACAAAAGCCAGGCAAGGTAGggcacacttgcaatcccagcactggagaggctgaggcaggagaatccttGGGcattcactggccagccagcttggcCAAACTGACAAATTCCAGactagtgagagactctgtctcaggagaACAAAGTGGAGAGCATTCCAGAAAGACACCTGAGGTTTATCTTCACATGctcagcaggcacacacatgctagTACGCATGCTCGGTcgcgtgtgtgcgcacgcgcatgaacacacacacacacacacacacacacacacacacacacacacacacacattacattaACTAAAATCCCTTCCATACCATTGAATTCACTTGCAGGCTTGCTATCCTTTGGTTTGTAACTTGTGGATTCACTTCTCCTGTGAAGAGAGGAGTaggttattatatttttctttcatctggaAGCTCATAAATGATTGCAAACTGGAAATTACAGGGTttttcaaaaattacttttagtttgtttatgtgcatgtgtgtgcatccacaCATATGCCGGTGCCAgacaaggccagaagagggcattagttCCCCTGGATCTGAGGTCATAGTTGATTGTGATTTATCTgccatgggtgttgggaattaaactggtttttaactgctgagccatctctctccatccccagaaATAGTAATTTTGGAGTTCTAGTTTCAGTAAGTTTTAAACTGTTTAATTTTAAAGGGCTGTTAGTAAGCTTTTGGTGACTTCAGCATAGTGAGAAGAGATTAAATGGATGTTTATGGCTGGATATCGTCTCTTCTATCTAGCAACAAGGGCATCCGTCCCAAGCTTGTGGTCTGACTTTTCATTCAACAGTTCAACCAGTGCCTGCTCTGAGAGGTGGGCTGGGTGCTGTAGAAATAGAGAGACCTAAGAAACATAGTAGCTTATAGCGTTAGAAAGACAACACATTCATGTAAAACATTATGCTTAACATTGCCTGAAAGGTACTGTGTATTAAGGGAAGAGTGAATGGTCTCCAGGTACCAAGGAGGGAACTATCACTGCTGGCTTCTCTTAGAATAGTCTGGAAGGCAGCTGTGTTCACCACTAGACCACCAACGCCTactgagttgccttgtccagccttgatatgagggtttgggCTTAGTTTTATGATGTGATGTTGTATTTGGTGGATGTCcctgggaaacagaggaggagtggatgtaCAGGAAAGGGGAGatgctggggggtggggctggggtttggaggagtggaaggaggggaaactgttgTTGGGatgtattgaaaacaaaataataataataataataataatagtttgaAGAGGGCTCCCCCTGGCCTGGGAGACTGCAGAAGACAGCTATTTACACACACTATAAACATGGGCCAGTGTTTAGTAACAGCCACCGATGGCCTGGTTGAGTGTCGGCCTCTGTCCCAGTTCTTTGTCTGCACGGGGAGATGCTGCGGCTAAGAACAGAGTGTCGTTTTACTGTGTTTACAACTTTAGCAAAAAGGAACCACATATTCACATTCACTCAGGACCGTGACTCACAACTGAGGCTGCAACTCTGGAACTTTTGGGGTCTTAGCTAACGAAGTCTGATGTCTGTGACCTCTTCTCAGGAGATGGCTGTGTTCACTGCTGTACCACCGATGCAGTGAGATTTTcttaaaaagagttatttatttatgcataatGAGCactctgtttgcatgtatgcctactGCAGAGgacatcgaatcccattacagatagtagCGAGTCACCACGTgattgccgggaattgaactcagcagtcagtgctcttaaccactgagccatctctctatcccgcAGTGAGATATTCTTAATCTTTGTTCTGAGCTTGGACAGAGGGTATAGGTGAGAAAACTACTGAAGTAATAAAACAAGTTGAGTTTTAAGAAATTAAACATAAACctaaaagaaagcaaagtttTCCTTGGACCAGAGTACTGGGATAACCaagtattttgtatttaattgttCTTTATATAATTGTGTAAATGTTTTCCATACTTAGATCTTTGATTTCTAGGATGCATGTGTGGCTCGTGCtcataatcccagtactcaggaggctgagataggaaaaTCACAGAGTTAAGGGTTTGGACTACATAAGATACTGTCTCAgaaaccatcatcatcaccatcaccattaccatcatcatcatcatcatcatcatcatcatcatcatcatcgttatcACTAGCAACAGCTACCACAACACTCAAGCCAAAAGAAACCCCTGAGTTTTGATTTctaaatttctgttttcatttcattggGTGCAATAATGATGTAAttgaatatatgtaatatgtgtatatatgaatatatgtatatatgaatatctacctatctctatatatatgattttaagaAGTTATAGGATGTACTATATATGCTATGTATTACAAGATAAATAGAACCTACActaaatatgtgatatatattatacTTCTGTAGCAAGCACATAATATATTAGATAACTTGTAACAAATGTGTAATAAACACATTGAAACCTAGTTGCCGCACTTAGTTGTTTCATACACTGGTACTCACTGTTCCTCTCCATCTAGTAAGTTGCAGTATGTGCCAATCTCCTTCTCTAAACAGGTTTTGATGCCCAGCAGCTGCTCGTGCTCCAGCTTCtggccttcagtctctgttcgGATTTGTTGCAGCTGCTCCTCCCGTGCCCCAATCTGCTCCTGAATTTGCTGGAGTTGAGCATAGTAATTCCCTTCCGTCTCAGCCAATGAATTTTCGTAGGATTGTTTCTGGAAGAAAAGCAGAGTAAGGCttgaatgagggagggagggcggtGTGTCCATACTGAAACATCTTCAAGGTAGAAGGGGGTTGTTAGTATGAGGTGCGCATATATTCTCAATTAAAAATCAGAATGGGTAGGGTTCACTGAGAAAAGTCTGTCAGGGTTTGGAAATGCTGTGTTGGAAGTAATGCTTTTGGACGGAGTTCCTGAGGTTTAATATAACACTGTAGTcatttaattatgtataataCGTTTAATGTAAATATTCATCTCacaggggctacagagatggctcagcagttaagaacacttattgctcttgcagagggcctgggttcccAGCAGCTTCATGGCGCCTctcaaacatctgtaactctggctccaggagaTTTAGCATccttttctgaccttcacaggcaccagCTACATAAAtgatgtgtatacatacatgcagacaaaactctcatagacataaaataaaatattaaaaataaccacTATTATATGTACTTATTTACCTATGCACATAGAATGTTAGGTGTTGGATTGATTTGAGTATGTTCCCTCGAGGATTTACGTATGAGGGGCTTGGTCCCAGCGTGGTGACATTAAGATAAGTGgagacctttaagaggtggggctaGGGAGAGGTTAAGTCACCAAGAGTTCTGGGAGTAAATCGATTTAGTTCTAGTCAGACACTAGTAAGTTCTCCAGAGACGCTTGCTTTAAAACAGTTGAGCGTGGTCCCTCCCTGTTCTCTAGCTTCCTGTCTCACGATGCTCAAACTTCTGCCATGGTGCCACTTGTTATGTGGTGTAGCCAGAGAGGACTTTGGCACAGTTGGGCCACGCTACTTGGGTGAGTAAATAAATCCCCTTTCATTACAACATATCCTGCGTGGGGTGTTTTGCTGCAGTAGTGCAAATTGTGCAGGCACACACCTTCAGTTCCGTTCTCACGTACCATAGCCGTGATGGATTGAAGCTCTATCTCCAGAGTCTGCAGGTTGCGTTTCAGTTCCATCAGCTCATTTCTGGCTGCCGTGGCTGCTCCCGCGTCATCTGAAATCTGTTGCTGCAGTGATGCACTCTGAAGAGGAACCGTCAGAAGGGTTAGCATCCCACTTGACTGTTTACCAAATGAGCTCCTCTCGTGTCACCTGCTGCAGATGTACCTTCTCTTTAAAGCTGGCCTCTGCATCTTTCCGGTTCTGCTCAGCCAAATCTTCATATTCGGCCCTCATGTTGTTCAACATGGCGGTTAGATCCACGCCGGGGGCTGCGTTCATCTCCACATTGATGTTCCCCCCTGATGCATTCTGCAGAACTCCCATTTCCTGGAAAAGGGTAAACATTAATACCCAGGGGGAGGATTTTGATTGACATCCTGCTAGGGAATGAATAGTGGACTAGAAGAGGGAAATCGGTGCGCGGGGCTGCTCCACAGACTTCCTCACCTCCTCGTGGTTCTTTTGGAGGTACGTCAGCTCCTCGCTCAGAGCCTCCCGTTGTATTTCCAAGTCGGTGGTCGACAGCGTCAGCTCGTCCAACACTCTGCGAAGACCGTTGGTGTCAGCCTCAACACTCTGGTGCAGAGCCAGTTCATTTTCATACCTTAAAGGGTGTGAGGGTGTTTTAGAGTTGGGAATTACAAGCAGGTACAACTTGCAAAGACACTTTGCGCGCTGAGGGGTTGGATGTTCTGGTTCTGTATGTATTTCCAAGGTTTCTTGCAATGGCAAACTATTAAGATAGTTTGGGAGATCCGATAGCTTATAAGTattatttgtgtggtgtgtgtgtgtgtgtgtgtgtgtgtgtatgtgtatttgcatgtgcatgtgcatgatgtgcacacagaggtcagaggtcaatactgggtatctttctcaatctctctgcaccgtcttttttgagacagggtctctcacagaagcTGAAGCTTACCAATTTGTccagactggctagccagcaagcctttcctgtctctgctcacccctggttttttgatacaggctctctctgtatagccctggctgtcctgaaactcagtatgtagagtaggctggccttgaacacacaggcatccacctacctctctctcctgagtgctaggattaaaggcacagaccaccactgtctggctctgTCTGCATCTCACCAGCACTGGATTTGCATGTGTGTCCTTTCATTTTGTGTGGATGCTCGGGGTCTGAACTTGGTTAGATCCTCATGCTTTTATGGCAAAGCCTTTACTGACACCCCAACCcttataaatacattatttttagagGTGTCATTTCTTTATAGATGATCTTTGCCATCCAATAGCATGTCAGAATAAAATAGtgtcatatttataaaaatttataatagaTCTTTTCATAAAGATGTATTAAATTTTACTTCTTTGTTGATCTAGAATAGAATGGCTTCATTACAATAGTTTGgtttggagggctggagagatggttcagtggttaagagcactaactgctttttcagaggacccacgtttggttcccagcacccacacgatgactcacaactgtctgtaactctggttctagTGGACCTGATGCTCACTTCTGCTCTCcataggtaccaggcacacaagttctgcacagacatatatagaAGTAAAACATCCATCtacataaaaatcaaacacacaaaaaataggttttaaaagcaaaagataCATTCCCTAGTGCAGCTGTGGTCTTGTAGCCATGAATAATGACAATTGGTCCACTTTCACCTACTTCATCTTGAAGTCATCAGCTGTGAGTCTGGCATTGTCATTTTGAAGGACAAGGTTGGCATTGCAGGTGGTCATAGACAGGATCTGAACAGGACAGTCAAAGGACATTCCACGtcagtgggaccctgtctcaggcATTTGTCTCTTTATTTGGATATTCACAGAAACTTGGTTTTGGGGTATAACACAGTGGTTGAGCTCTTGCTAGCATTATTAGACAagaacaaacaaccaaaacaaaaaacaaaaaacaaaaaaaccccaaccattATTTTATTCAGATAATAAAAAGGCCCAGATAACTTCACTGTTACTCATCAAAAAGTTTGAGTTGAAtggcaaaacaaaaagaagtaatgCACCAACCATCCTTGTGGCACTGGATATTGAACTTAGAGCCCTGTACACTCGAGGCAAGCATTCTGCTAACGAACCCCATCCCCAGCtctcattttcattgctactttgagacaggatcttattaaATTACCCAGCCCTCCCTCAAACTTGTGATtcgcctgcttcagcctctggagtgTCTGGGATCGCGGGGCTGTACAATCAGGCCTGGCTCAATTGTGTTGGTTCTGAAGCTATTTCTCTTCCACTATTtgattctactttaaaaaaaaaaaaaaatctcagatacCACTCTCAACTTCAGGAACAAAGACTGAGCAAATTCCACACCCCATAAACTTGCTAAGTAGATCTGAAATGAATCAATTAACTAATTAAGCATATTCATGATAGTGGAGATTAAACTGAGAGTCACAGGCATGCTGGGAAAATTCTATTATAttcctagctttttttttttgtaattgagacagggtctctaggTTCCC
This sequence is a window from Mus pahari chromosome 14, PAHARI_EIJ_v1.1, whole genome shotgun sequence. Protein-coding genes within it:
- the LOC110331938 gene encoding keratin, type I cytoskeletal 26, producing the protein MSFRFSGGSRVCSRAGSVRLSRGGAGFVAGNVCVGPGAEGSFSCTLGGISSGGSFASEGSGRGNSIGFLNNEPGLFSGNEKVAMQNLNDRLALYLNHVSALEEANTDLEKKIEGWYEKGGPGSGRRLDHDCSRYFSVIEDLKRQILSMTTCNANLVLQNDNARLTADDFKMKYENELALHQSVEADTNGLRRVLDELTLSTTDLEIQREALSEELTYLQKNHEEEMGVLQNASGGNINVEMNAAPGVDLTAMLNNMRAEYEDLAEQNRKDAEASFKEKSASLQQQISDDAGAATAARNELMELKRNLQTLEIELQSITAMKQSYENSLAETEGNYYAQLQQIQEQIGAREEQLQQIRTETEGQKLEHEQLLGIKTCLEKEIGTYCNLLDGEEQRSESTSYKPKDSKPASEFNDSAEETFARTVAEELDQLGNLLSLRVHSVEEKSSKISNITMEQRVPSKAP